The Actinocatenispora sera genome has a window encoding:
- a CDS encoding PTS system mannose/fructose/sorbose family transporter subunit IID, with amino-acid sequence MSDTKAPPASEPDTAETRREIRRLTFRGLLVQAGFNYERYQNLGFWWMMRPLLDKLYPGKAERAAAYQRHLVYFNTHPWLIGPIAGVTAVMERQRANRAENIDDETISSVKIGLMAPLAGIGDSLVFGTLRPILGAVCAAMAVTGNVAGALIFFFGLLAIQFGIRFWTTSAGYHTGVRFFDRISPETIDRIRRGATMVGLAVAGGLVATLLKVQTPWTYTNGHQKIKLQDQLDAVLPAMLPLAVTLLVFVLLRRRVSPVWVLLGTLVVGLVLGYFGVLG; translated from the coding sequence ATGAGCGACACCAAGGCCCCCCCGGCGTCGGAGCCGGACACCGCCGAGACCAGGCGGGAAATCCGCCGGCTCACCTTCCGTGGCCTGCTGGTGCAGGCCGGCTTCAACTACGAGCGGTACCAGAACCTCGGCTTCTGGTGGATGATGCGCCCGCTGCTGGACAAGCTGTACCCGGGCAAGGCGGAGCGGGCCGCCGCATACCAGCGACACCTGGTCTACTTCAACACCCACCCGTGGCTGATCGGCCCGATCGCGGGCGTGACCGCCGTGATGGAAAGGCAGCGCGCCAACCGCGCGGAGAACATCGACGACGAGACGATCAGTTCGGTCAAGATCGGCCTGATGGCCCCGCTGGCCGGCATCGGCGACTCGCTGGTGTTCGGCACCCTGCGCCCGATCCTGGGCGCGGTGTGCGCGGCGATGGCCGTCACCGGCAACGTCGCCGGCGCCCTGATCTTCTTCTTCGGGCTGCTGGCCATCCAGTTCGGCATCCGGTTCTGGACCACGTCCGCCGGCTACCACACCGGGGTGCGGTTCTTCGACCGGATCTCGCCGGAGACGATCGACCGGATCCGGCGCGGCGCGACGATGGTCGGGTTGGCGGTGGCGGGTGGGCTGGTGGCAACGCTGCTCAAGGTGCAGACGCCGTGGACCTACACCAACGGTCACCAGAAGATCAAGCTGCAGGACCAGCTCGATGCGGTACTGCCGGCGATGCTGCCGCTGGCCGTCACCCTCCTCGTGTTCGTCCTGCTGCGCCGCCGGGTCTCCCCGGTCTGGGTGCTGCTCGGCACGCTCGTGGTCGGCCTGGTCCTGGGCTACTTCGGCGTGCTCGGTTGA